The following coding sequences are from one Clupea harengus unplaced genomic scaffold, Ch_v2.0.2, whole genome shotgun sequence window:
- the LOC122129817 gene encoding CD166 antigen homolog A-like, whose protein sequence is MNKLTTIGECSAEDANPAAKITWFRNDAPLKDDGKGVVITASETVDPDTGLSSTLSRLQYIAGKEDAAARFSCAVTDTPLRSTPVQFTINYPTEKVSLEVTTPGPFLEGADITLRCHADGNPPPSSYVFHLQGEEVTVEDEDVYTLSNVTREKTGEYKCSPLDNASLLASHNITIHYLDVSLSPSGRVVKSAGETLPVTLQKDASSKVTVSWTKNQASLSEEPQFERLKYSDSGLYECQVSLGELTSTHSFELLVKGSPVITSLREQMSADGKHKVLSCEAEGYPKPSVEWSGINGTSEEESDYVDGKVTHRLTVMPKANLTVTCLVMNDLGSDSKNTKVSSCNMVHIDDREVTMDKQDQSEESGDQTKLAVGIVIALLLATVAVALGYWVYIKKSKQGSWKTGEEDGNTEESKKWRPLRRTPQRHLKIPSEPLKDPLHAGPP, encoded by the exons ATGAACAAACTGACCAcg atTGGGGAATGCAGTGCAGAAGATGCCAACCCTGCAGCCAAGATCACGTGGTTCAGGAACGACGCCCCTCTGAAGGATGAcggcaaag gtGTGGTGATCACGGCATCAGAGACAGTGGACCCAGACACGGGCCTGAGCAGCACCCTCTCCAGGCTGCAGTACATCGCAGGGAAGGAGGACGCCGCGGCCCGGTTCTCCTGCGCCGTCACTGACACTCCCCTCAGGTCCACACCTGTCCAGTTCACCATCAACT acCCCACAGAGAAGGTGAGCCTGGAGGTCACGACCCCCGGGCCCTTCCTGGAGGGTGCTGACATCACACTGCGTTGCCACGCCGACGgaaacccccctccctccagctaCGTTTTCCACCTGCAG GGGGAGGAAGTGACGGTGGAGGACGAGGACGTGTACACGCTCAGCAACGTCACGCGGGAGAAGACCGGAGAGTACAAGTGCTCACCGCTCGACAACGCCAGCCTGCTGGCTTCCCACAACATCACCATTCACT ATCTGGACGTGAGCCTGAGCCCCTCTGGACGGGTGGTGAAGTCGGCGGGGGAGACTCTGCCCGTCACACTGCAGAAGGACGCCTCCAGCAAGGTCACCGTGTCCTGgaccaag AACCAGGCCAGTCTGTCAGAGGAGCCCCAGTTTGAGCGGCTGAAGTACTCCGACTCAGGGCTGTACGAGTGCCAGGTGTCCCTGGGGGAactgacatccacacactcctTTGAGCTGCTGGTGAAAG ggtctCCTGTGATCACCAGCCTGAGGGAGCAGATGAGTGCTGATGGGAAACACAAGGTGCTGAGCTGTGAGGCTGAGGGTTACCCCAAACCCAGCGTGGAGTGGAGCGGCATCAACGGCACCagc gaggAAGAAAGCGACTACGTTGACGGCAAGGTCACTCACCGGCTGACTGTCATGCCCAAAGCCAACCTGACCGTCACCTGTTTGGTCATGAATGACCTGGGAAGTGACAGCAAGAACACAAAGGTCTCATCCTGtaa TATGGTTCACATTGATGACAGAGAGGTGACAATGGACAAACAAG ACCAATCAGAGGAGTCTGGGGACCAGACCAAGCTGGCCGTGGGGATCGTCATCGCCCTGCTCCTGGCTACGGTAGCTGTGGCCCTGGGCTACTGGGTGTACATCAAGAAGTCAAA acaaGGCAGCTGGAAGACGGGGGAGGAAGATGGCAACACGGAGGAGAGCAAGAAGTGGAGGCCCCTCAGAAG AACCCCTCAAAGACACCTCAAGATCCCCTCAGAACCCCTCAAAGATCCCCTGCACGCTGGACCCCCATAG